The Candidatus Zixiibacteriota bacterium genome contains a region encoding:
- a CDS encoding phosphate butyryltransferase: MDGKPITSSDQIIESAIRLARIAGKKVVAVAGASDVDVLGALASAHADGILEAALFGEKNKIEKAADEGGIDISGLEIMPEADAAGAVYGAVKMAAEGRADIIMKGFVSTSALLKTVLSRDFSLRTKNLVSHTAVLDIPGYHKLLSMTDGGMVVRPNFDQKIQIIENAVLVARALGLMPVRVAISGAFDQVREDMPLTIENSEIKARIEMGNMEDVVIQGPMTFDAATSAEVCRIKGITGPVAGQADIFVVNSIEECNIIAKALINFVEAVFAGVIVGARVPISLVSRTDTIKNKKASVSIACLVAEYYKQSGVMGGDQ, encoded by the coding sequence ATGGACGGTAAACCAATAACCTCTTCCGATCAAATTATCGAGTCGGCTATCAGACTGGCCCGAATAGCCGGGAAGAAAGTGGTGGCGGTCGCTGGGGCAAGCGATGTCGATGTTCTCGGAGCCCTGGCCTCGGCGCATGCCGATGGGATTCTCGAGGCGGCCCTTTTCGGCGAGAAGAATAAAATCGAAAAAGCGGCCGATGAGGGCGGGATCGATATCTCCGGTTTGGAGATCATGCCCGAAGCGGATGCCGCCGGGGCTGTATATGGGGCGGTTAAAATGGCCGCCGAGGGTCGAGCCGATATCATTATGAAGGGCTTTGTATCAACCTCGGCCCTGCTTAAAACGGTTCTCTCCCGGGATTTCAGCCTTCGTACCAAAAACCTGGTTTCACACACTGCCGTTCTGGATATCCCCGGTTATCATAAACTGCTGTCGATGACCGACGGGGGGATGGTGGTCCGGCCGAATTTCGATCAGAAAATTCAGATAATCGAAAACGCTGTATTGGTCGCCCGGGCGCTTGGTCTGATGCCGGTCCGGGTGGCTATATCCGGGGCATTTGACCAGGTCCGGGAGGATATGCCGTTGACGATCGAAAACAGCGAAATCAAAGCCCGGATCGAGATGGGAAATATGGAGGATGTAGTCATCCAGGGTCCGATGACATTCGATGCCGCCACATCCGCCGAGGTATGTAGAATCAAAGGTATTACCGGTCCGGTGGCCGGTCAGGCCGATATTTTCGTGGTCAACAGCATCGAGGAGTGTAATATCATTGCCAAAGCTTTGATTAATTTCGTCGAGGCGGTTTTTGCCGGAGTTATAGTCGGGGCCCGGGTGCCGATCAGCCTGGTATCGAGGACCGATACCATCAAGAATAAAAAAGCCTCGGTGTCAATTGCCTGCCTGGTGGCGGAATACTACAAGCAGAGCGGTGTTATGGGAGGTGACCAATGA
- a CDS encoding phosphate butyryltransferase: protein MIRSFAELEDQVKSGSDGKKVPRMGIIYPRGGKCLEAATAAASEKTVKVSLISPREAIEDCIVREGCDLCGMEIVNVDSLEEAVRTGVKMARAGELDFLLKGSVGTRELIDVLLLSDTGFVSGGGILSHVGIMETERYHKLIFITDAAVNNEPDASTKIAITRNAATVARKLGVESPRAALLAAVEAIYPAVPVTMEEAAIAKMSDRGQIKDVIIDGPLSFDVAINAEVARSKGITNSAVTGETDIFVGPSMETANGLYKAMVIYVRARAAGLIWGGIAPLVTTFAADPIENVSNSIRLGIYLSQTRD from the coding sequence ATGATCAGATCCTTTGCCGAACTTGAGGACCAAGTTAAGTCCGGAAGTGATGGGAAGAAAGTCCCCCGGATGGGAATTATATATCCGCGCGGCGGGAAATGTCTCGAGGCGGCCACCGCCGCGGCCTCCGAGAAAACCGTAAAGGTCAGCCTGATTAGTCCCCGTGAGGCCATTGAGGATTGCATCGTCAGAGAGGGTTGCGACCTGTGCGGGATGGAAATAGTGAATGTTGACAGCCTTGAAGAGGCCGTCCGAACCGGTGTGAAAATGGCCCGCGCCGGGGAGCTTGATTTTCTTTTAAAAGGTTCGGTCGGAACGAGGGAGCTTATCGATGTTCTTCTCCTTTCCGATACAGGCTTTGTGTCAGGAGGCGGGATTCTGTCGCATGTCGGAATCATGGAAACCGAGCGGTATCACAAGCTGATATTTATTACCGATGCGGCAGTCAACAACGAGCCGGATGCCAGTACTAAAATCGCCATCACGCGCAATGCCGCCACGGTGGCCCGGAAACTGGGGGTGGAATCGCCCCGCGCGGCACTTCTGGCGGCCGTTGAAGCCATCTATCCGGCTGTCCCGGTGACGATGGAAGAAGCGGCTATAGCCAAGATGTCGGATCGGGGGCAGATTAAGGATGTCATTATCGATGGTCCGTTGTCTTTCGATGTAGCTATCAATGCCGAGGTGGCGCGATCAAAGGGTATTACCAATTCAGCAGTGACGGGCGAAACTGACATTTTTGTCGGCCCATCGATGGAAACGGCTAATGGCCTTTATAAGGCGATGGTGATTTATGTCAGGGCCAGGGCGGCCGGTTTGATTTGGGGAGGGATAGCCCCGCTGGTAACCACTTTCGCGGCAGATCCGATCGAAAATGTGAGCAATTCAATCAGGCTTGGAATATACCTTTCGCAAACCCGAGACTGA
- a CDS encoding patatin-like phospholipase family protein, with protein sequence MSKPIKVLAIDGGGIRGVIPATILAEIERRTAKRVSSMFDLIAGTSTGGILALALAKPKKDNLPEYRASDLTSLYEKKGVRIFSRSLWHRIQAVGNIAEVKYTSEGIEKVLEETFGKTRLSESLTGVLVTSYDIERQRPFIFKSTQAVLDKSNDFYMKDAARATSAAPTFFEPCKLMASSPAEYYALIDGLVFASNPAMCAFVEAKNMFPDRDEFLVVSLGTGAATSRYIYDDVRKWGAIQWTPPLLDVVLHGINITVDHQMSLLLPPCGGHECYFRFQVSLDSSNEAMDDTSLSNIRTLKLLAEELIRNHEDKMDELCQRLLA encoded by the coding sequence TTGTCTAAACCGATCAAAGTTCTGGCTATTGACGGGGGCGGTATCCGGGGGGTGATTCCCGCCACTATTCTGGCCGAAATTGAGCGTCGAACTGCCAAAAGAGTTTCCTCGATGTTCGATCTGATTGCGGGGACTTCAACCGGCGGCATCCTGGCCCTGGCCCTGGCCAAACCGAAAAAAGACAACCTTCCCGAATACCGGGCCTCGGATTTGACTTCGCTTTATGAGAAGAAGGGTGTCAGGATTTTCTCCCGTTCGTTGTGGCATCGAATTCAGGCGGTCGGTAATATCGCGGAAGTGAAATATACATCGGAGGGGATCGAGAAGGTTCTCGAGGAGACGTTCGGTAAAACGCGACTGAGCGAATCGCTGACCGGGGTTTTGGTAACCAGTTATGATATCGAGCGGCAGAGGCCATTCATTTTTAAAAGCACCCAGGCCGTGTTGGATAAATCCAATGATTTTTATATGAAAGATGCTGCCCGCGCCACCTCGGCCGCACCCACTTTTTTTGAACCATGCAAACTTATGGCCAGCAGTCCGGCCGAATATTATGCCCTGATTGACGGATTGGTTTTTGCCAGTAATCCGGCCATGTGTGCCTTTGTCGAAGCCAAGAATATGTTTCCCGACCGGGATGAATTTCTGGTCGTGTCGCTGGGGACCGGCGCGGCCACCAGCCGGTATATTTACGATGATGTCAGAAAATGGGGTGCTATCCAGTGGACCCCGCCACTTCTGGATGTGGTCCTTCATGGCATCAATATCACGGTCGATCACCAGATGAGTCTGCTTCTGCCCCCGTGCGGCGGACATGAGTGTTATTTCCGTTTCCAGGTGTCGCTGGATTCATCCAATGAGGCAATGGATGACACTTCACTGTCCAACATTCGAACGTTGAAACTCCTGGCCGAGGAATTAATTCGTAATCACGAAGATAAAATGGATGAACTCTGTCAGCGATTGCTGGCTTGA
- a CDS encoding S9 family peptidase produces MVSRTIAMAVLLGVLIFSMATAQNSGKVEGLLKEIDSWVMTDTTQIMSFIDSTKALTTNMLESSKYWEPTVNQLTFLLGIDMITTPQIDNTGRIYFLMRLTGESAALFYMDKPMGWPIQITPNNWAEEGFTISDYAVYPSGDFIIVSVYKHGDEMHDLWYFSRDGKFRPLLVDRKTAFFGPLFDEDNPDQFYVVPYDRRTIHFARYTLSTGILDTIYTEPGVFFPGDYYKGKMTVMRSYSASESQLCLYDLAANKMTVLSDTAIFNGAQFTKDGKILTMTSIKSKPEEFLKYCLLDPAKPNEFRVLYDPKVEIDKSGFDRKSGRLFMILNTEGYSRLAAIDLNGKPIPMPETEIGIISSMGSNDSGDVVFDFSSPTMPPTAYKFKLGENKLQQIGKVSTFGNDFSNVKVELIKYKSYDGTMIPAFIYIPKNAAKDGTNPAIINYHGGPAGQSRPYFQRNMAFALSNGFIYMLPNVRGSSGYGPAYEQADNLEGRFNALKDDEAAIDYLINEGWSKPDKIAIWGASYGGYTVDWLATQCSDKVACIVSEVGVSDPDHTILNSNPVFIPSWEKEYGPVGGDLNRKVAPIFYAEQVSKPILVTGGFNDPRVPPSDPRRFAYVLSRLGKQVWYYEETEAGHGAAMKAQTIHDLASNYVFTMMHVMK; encoded by the coding sequence ATGGTTTCAAGAACTATCGCCATGGCCGTTTTACTGGGTGTGCTTATATTTTCGATGGCCACGGCACAGAATTCGGGGAAAGTCGAAGGATTGCTCAAAGAAATCGACTCCTGGGTTATGACAGATACGACCCAAATAATGTCCTTCATCGACAGCACCAAAGCGCTGACAACGAATATGCTGGAATCGTCGAAATACTGGGAACCTACGGTCAACCAACTGACCTTTTTACTGGGTATCGACATGATTACCACTCCCCAGATCGATAATACCGGGCGGATATATTTTCTGATGCGCCTGACGGGGGAAAGCGCGGCCCTGTTTTATATGGACAAACCTATGGGCTGGCCGATCCAGATAACCCCCAATAACTGGGCTGAAGAAGGATTTACCATCTCTGACTATGCCGTTTACCCGTCCGGGGATTTTATCATTGTCAGCGTTTACAAGCATGGCGATGAAATGCATGACCTGTGGTATTTCTCCCGCGACGGCAAATTCCGGCCGCTCCTGGTGGACCGTAAAACGGCCTTCTTCGGACCGCTTTTTGATGAAGACAATCCTGATCAATTTTATGTCGTTCCGTACGATCGCCGGACTATTCATTTTGCCCGCTATACTCTGTCAACCGGTATTCTTGATACCATCTATACCGAACCTGGGGTCTTTTTCCCCGGCGATTATTATAAGGGTAAAATGACCGTTATGAGAAGTTACTCGGCCTCGGAGTCGCAGTTGTGCCTGTACGACCTGGCCGCCAATAAAATGACGGTTCTTTCCGATACCGCCATTTTCAATGGCGCCCAATTTACCAAAGACGGTAAAATCCTGACCATGACATCGATCAAATCCAAACCGGAAGAATTTCTGAAGTACTGCCTGCTCGATCCCGCCAAACCTAATGAATTCAGAGTTCTCTATGATCCGAAGGTGGAAATCGATAAATCGGGATTCGACCGCAAAAGCGGCCGTCTGTTTATGATCTTGAACACGGAAGGCTATTCCCGGCTGGCGGCTATTGATCTGAATGGCAAACCAATTCCGATGCCGGAGACCGAAATCGGAATTATCTCCAGCATGGGCAGCAATGATTCCGGCGATGTGGTTTTTGATTTTTCTTCCCCGACCATGCCGCCGACCGCTTACAAATTCAAATTGGGTGAAAACAAACTGCAGCAAATAGGCAAGGTTTCGACTTTTGGAAATGATTTTTCAAATGTCAAAGTCGAATTAATCAAGTACAAATCCTACGATGGGACCATGATCCCGGCCTTTATCTATATCCCGAAAAACGCCGCCAAAGACGGTACCAATCCGGCCATCATCAATTATCACGGCGGCCCGGCCGGCCAGAGCCGACCCTATTTCCAAAGGAATATGGCTTTTGCCCTGAGTAATGGATTTATTTATATGCTTCCCAATGTCCGGGGTTCATCGGGCTATGGCCCGGCCTATGAACAGGCTGACAATCTGGAAGGGCGTTTCAATGCTCTTAAGGATGACGAGGCGGCTATCGATTACCTGATCAACGAGGGCTGGTCGAAACCCGATAAAATCGCCATCTGGGGAGCCTCATACGGCGGCTACACTGTCGATTGGCTGGCCACCCAGTGCTCCGATAAAGTGGCCTGTATCGTTTCCGAGGTGGGTGTATCCGATCCCGATCATACCATCCTGAATTCCAACCCGGTCTTCATCCCGTCCTGGGAGAAAGAATACGGACCGGTGGGCGGCGATCTGAATCGCAAAGTGGCCCCGATCTTCTATGCCGAGCAGGTCAGTAAACCGATTCTGGTCACCGGCGGATTTAACGATCCCCGGGTCCCGCCCTCAGATCCCCGGCGTTTTGCTTATGTCCTCTCTCGTTTGGGCAAACAGGTGTGGTATTACGAGGAAACCGAGGCCGGTCACGGGGCGGCCATGAAAGCCCAGACCATTCACGATCTGGCCAGTAATTATGTATTCACTATGATGCATGTGATGAAATAA
- a CDS encoding helix-turn-helix transcriptional regulator, producing MKFEIKLSENLRRLMDEKGLNQPELSRKSGIDQPNISRYLNRHPEGKTPTLKHLVKLADALDVSLDELGCTM from the coding sequence ATGAAATTTGAGATTAAATTATCTGAGAATCTCCGGCGGCTGATGGATGAAAAAGGTTTGAATCAGCCAGAATTATCAAGAAAATCAGGCATCGACCAGCCTAACATAAGCCGCTATTTAAACCGACATCCAGAGGGCAAAACACCCACTCTAAAGCATTTGGTAAAACTTGCTGATGCCCTCGATGTCAGCCTGGACGAGCTCGGTTGTACAATGTAG